ACCGCGTCGCAGGTCGCGGTGACGACCGTGGCCGCCTCGGTCAACCTGGAGCACCCCCGGTTCTCCGGCGCGGTGAAGCCGAGCATCGCCTCCTGCCAGCTCCGGGGTGGCAATGACTGCGACTACGCCGTGGTGAACAACGCGCTCCAACCCTATGCGGCGAGCGCCACGGGCATCGCGATGCGCAACCCGGCCATCTCGAGCTGGACGGGTGACGGAGCGGCCTTCTTCCCGTTCCCCACGGGCACGAGCTTCAGCTCCTCGAAGGTCTACGTTCCCCTGAAGCTCACCTTCGACGCGGGCAGCGACCTGACGGCGTGCAACATCACCTCCGTGCTGCCGGTCACCAAGCTGCGGCTCATCAAGACCATCCAGGGCGGCACGTGCGTGACGTCGGCCGACCTGCAGCAGGACTTCAACGCCGGCATCGGCCACCAGACGGCCCCCGTCAACCGCCTGCTCGACCTGTCGCGTGAGACGCCGGCCGCCGGCACGGCCGCGGCGGACTGCTCGATGGCCCGCATCACCAACGAGGCGGTGGAGCTCGCGCTGACCATCAGCACCAAGGCCAACTGTGGCCGGGGTGAGGTCAACCGGACTGTCACCTACCGCAGCAAGAGCAAGTGGAACTGGGACCTGTACGTGTGGAACAGCTGCATGGCGGAGGGGACGAAGATTGTGCGAGCGGACGGGACGAGCGCGCCGGTGGAGTCCATCCAGCGGGGCGAGCAGGTGGTGGCCAACGACAGCGGGCTGCTGCTGACGGTGACGGACGTGTCGCGGGGCGGAGAGGACAAGCCGCTGGTGCGGCTGGGAGACGACAAGGGGCACCAGGTGCTGCTGACGGAGACGCACCCGGTGCTGACGTCGAAGGGGGCGGTGGCGGCCGCGGCGCTGAAGGTGGGCGACCGGGTGATGACGCAGGCGGGTGCGGCGACGCTGACGACGGTGAAGCGCGAGGCGTACGCGGGGCAGGTGTACAACCTGACGCTGGGCACGGAGCAGGAGCTGCTGGCGGCGGGGAAGCTGGACCGGACGATGTATGCCAATGGCTTCCGGGTGGGAGACAACACGATGCAGGCGGAGCTGAGCGGGCCGAAGGCGAAGACGGGCCCGGTGCTGGCGCGGCTGCCGAAGGCCTGGCACGCGGACTACCGCAACAGCCCGTCCTTCCAGCGGTAGCGACTCACGCTGCTTCCCCGCCCTGGCGGTAGCGCGTCGCCGGGGCGGGGCCCCTCTCTCCATCCCCCGTCCTTCCTCCACCTGCCTCACGGGCTGCACCGCGAGTGCACCCTCTTATGGGAACTTCCATGAATCGCGGTACGACCCTGTTGGGCTTCTTCCTCGTGAGCGTCGCCCTGGTCCTGGGCTGTGAAGACACGCCCGGTGACCCGCGTGGCCCCATGCCCTCGGACGCCAGCACCTGGCACGTCGACGCGGGCGATGCGGGCTCGGCGCTGACGGTCCTCTCCACCACGCCAGGGCCGGGCTCGGCCGGAGCCGACGTGCTGTCGCCCCTGGCCGTCACGTTCTCCGAGGACCTGGAGCCCTCCACCGTGACGGAGGCCACGCTCACGCTGCTGCACGGCGACCTGCCGGTGGATGGCGCGGTGGACGTCCAGGGACAGGTGGCCACCTTCACGCCCGCGCGGCGCCTGGCGCTGCTGGGCCACTACACCGCCACCGTGTCGGCGGGCGTGCGCGGCGCCAGCGGGGCCACGCTGGCGAGCAGCCACGCGTGGAGCTTCACGACCCGGGACGGTGCCTGGGGCGCGGGCGAGCACGTGCACCGTCAGGTGGAGGGACCGGCGGCGTCGCCACGGCTCGCGCTCGACTCCCACGGCCGCCTGCTGGCCGTGTGGGTGCAGCCCGAGGGCCGCCGTCAGGACCTCTGGTTCAGCCGGTACACGCCCGGCGTCGGCTGGGAGCCCACCAGCGCCGTCGATGCGACCCTGGACGGCACGTCGAATGCGCCCGAGCTCGTCGCCGGGGCCGATGGCTCCATGGTGGCGGTCTGGGTACAGCAGCGCGGGGCGGCTTCCCTCATGTTCAGCCGCTACCTGCCCGGCCAGGGCTGGGCGCTGCCGGCGCCTGTCGACAGCCGCAACGGCGGTGATGTCACCGTCCTCCAGCTCGCCGGTGATGACCTGGGCCGCGTGCTGGCCGTCTGGTCCCAGTTCGACCTGGACAGCTTCTCGGAGAACCTCTGGTCCGCGCGGTACACGCCAGGGGAGGGCTGGAGCCGCGCGGAGCGCATCGACATCGATGTGGAGACCTTCCCGGGTGACACCTGGGAGCTCGACGTCGCCATGAGCGGCGCGGGCGAGGCGGTGGCCACCTGGTCCCGCTTCGACGGCAGCCAGAGCACCGCCTGGGCCCGGCACTACTCGCACGGCGCCGGTTGGTCCGAGCCCGAGCGGCTCGACGACGCGCTGGCGGACACCACCGCCCCCACGGTGGACGTGGCGGCGGACGGCACGGCCTTGCTGGCCTGGCTGCGGCTGGAGGACGGGCGTCAGACGCTCCAGGGCCGCCGGTACGTGCCCGGCGTGGGCTGGGACCTGCCACTCGCGATTGACGCGGACCTGGTGGGCCACTCCATCGACCCCCAGGTGCGCTTCGACGCAGCCGGCAACGCGGTGGTGGTGTGGTCCCAGTTCGACGGGGCGCACAACAGCATCCTGGCCAACCACTACACGGCCGGCGCCGGCTGGGGCCAGGCGCTCGTCCTGGAGACCCATGACGCGGGAAGCGCACGCACGCCTCAGCTGGCGGTGGACGCGCGTGGCCATGCCGTGGCCGTCTGGGAAGAGGAGCACGGCCCCCTGAGCCGGATTGCCGCCAGCCGCTACGTGGCGGGCAGGGGCTGGAGCCCCGCGACACATCTCGACACGGGCTGTGGTGGCAGCGGCACCCGGCCCCAGGTCGCACTGAGCACGGGCGGCCATGCCATGGCCGTCTGGTCATCCCTCTCCGAGGGCGCGGCCGCCGTCTGCGGCAACGCCTTCGAATAGCGCAGCCTGGAACATCCAACTCTTTTCAAGAACCCCGGTCCGGGGAACGCCTTCTCACACCCCAAGGAGCAGTCATGTACATGTCTAAGTGGAAGAAGTTGTGCGCCGCTGCAATGCCTCTTGCCGCGTTGACGACGACGGGGGCCTGGGCTGGAACGCTGCGACCGCTCACGGAGGGAATGGACCAGGCCACCCTGAAGGCGGACTCCCAGCACATGCGGCGGGTGTTCGACCAGCGGGAGTCGAAGGAGTTGGAGGACTTCATCCGCATCGACCTGGCGGACCCGACGCAGCACCGGTTCGTGATGAACCGGCTGCATGCGGCGGGGAAGTCGCAGCGCAACTCGCCACGCCTGTTCGAGCGGCTGGCCATGGCGCGGCAGAAGGCGCTGACGCGCGGGGAGCCGGGAATCGGCCGCTCCACGCTGACGGCGAACGCCTGGGGCTGCGACCACTTCATCCTGATGAACACCCAGGCCGCGGTGAACGGTGAGCGGCCTTATCTGAGCGGCCCGGTGAGCTCGTGCCTCAACGGCGCCAGCTACATCTATGCGGACGTGGTGGCGTACAACTCCAACTACCCGGAGACGGACAGCACCATCGTCGCCTCGGCCGCGGATGAGGAGTACGCGAAGGGGACGAACTTCGACAAGGTGTCCGTCAACCCGAAGCTGGCGGTGAACATGCAACGGCAGATCATCGTCGACTCGATGATGATTGCGATGAACGAGAACACCGGAGAGGAGGTCATCACCTTCACGTCCGCCAAGGACGCGGTGACCAGCGTCCCGGTCGGCGTTGCGCTCGACCATCCCCGGTTGGCCCCGAGCTCGAGCACCGCGCCCAGAACGCGCATCAACTCCTGCCAGCTGCGCGGTGGCACGGACTGCGACTACGCCGTGGTGAACGATGCGATGCAGCCCTACTCGGCCAATGCAGTGGGGGTGGCGCTCCGCAAGACGGAGGTCCCGTGGACGGGCGACTCGGCGGCCGTCTTCAGGTTCGCGCCAGGGACGTCCTTCGACTCCTCGAAGGTCTACGTGCCCCTGAAGCTCACCTTTGACTCAGGGGCCGAAGTGGTCAACGGCGCCCTGGTCGACTGCAAGCTCAAGTCCGTCAACACGCTGGTCACGAAGCTGCGGCTCACCAAGCAGTACGGGGGCGGCACCTGCGTCAGCTCGGTGGACCTGTCGGCGGAAATGGTCGCCTATCTGAACAGCCACCCTGATACGCGGACCATTCCCATCAACCGCCTGCTGAACCTGTCGAGCGAGGCCAACGGCATTGGCTCGTCGGGGGACTGCACCATGGCCCGCATCGCCAACGAGGTGCTGGAGTTCGCGCTGACCATCAACAGCCGGGCCAACTGCGGCCTGGGTGAGGTCCCCCGCAACTTCACCTTCCGCGGCAAGACCCAGGGCCGGTGGGACCTGTACGTGTGGAACAGCTGCATGGCGGAGGGGACGAAGATTGTCCGTGCGGACGGGACGAGCGTGCCGGTGGAGTCCATCCAGCGGGGCGAGAAGGTGGTGGCCAACGACAGCGGGCTGCTGCTGACGGTGACGGACGTGTCGCGGGGCGGAGAGGACAAGCCGCTGGTGCGCTTGGGAGACGACAAGGGGCACCAGGTGCTGCTGACGGAGACGCACCCGGTGCTGACGTCCAAGGGGGCGGTGGCGGCCGCGGCGCTGAAGGTGGGCGACCGGGTGATGACGCAGGCGGGTGCGGCGACGCTGACGACGGTGAAGCGCGAGGCGTACGCGGGGCAGGTGTACAACCTGACGCTGGGCACGGAGCAGGAGCTGCTGGCGGCGGGGAAGCTGGACCGGACGATGTATGCCAATGGCTTCCGGGTGGGAGACAACACGATGCAGGCGGAGCTGAGCGGGCCGAAGGCGAAGACGGGCCCGGTGCTGGCGCGGCTGCCGAAGGCCTGGCACGTTGACTACCGCAACAGTCCCGCCTACCAGCAGTAGTCCATGAGCTCCTCGCCCAAGCCCCTCTTCCTCCTCGCGGACAGCTCGCTGTTGTTCTGGCGGAGTGAAGGCAGGCCCTTCCTGGACTGCCTCCACACGCTGACGCGGGCGGAGCAGGGCGGTCAGCCGCTCCATGCGGCCTACCTGGGCGCCTCCAACGGTGACGAGCCCGCGTACTTCGAGCTCTTCACAGGGGCCATGGAGCTGGCCGGCATCACCCGCTGCCGGATGATTCCGTCGGAGCCCACGGCCGAGGACCTCGCGTGGCTCGCTCGGGCGCACGTCATCCTGCTGGCGGGAGGAGACCCCCGGCTGGGCTGGGACGCCTTCCAGCGCAACGGCGTGGAGCCCCTGCTCCGTGAGCGTCACGCCGGAGGCGCCATCCTCATCGGCATCTCCGCGGGGGCGATGCAGCTGGCGGCGAGGGCGTGGAGCGAGGGTTCCCTCAGCGGGGAGTCCCTCTTCACACCGCTGGGCCTGGCGCCCTTCCTGGTCGGCGTCCATGAGCAGCCGGAGTGGAAGGAGCTGAAGTGGGCGATGCGGGAGGCGGGCCCGGGGGCGCGAGGAATCGGCATTCCGCTGGGCGGGGGCGCGCTCCTGCACCCGGACCAGCGGCTGGAGCCGGTGCGGCACCCGCTGGTCGAGTTTCGCAATGAAGCAGGCGTGCTGCGCGAGACGCGGCTGGACCCGCCGGCCCTTCAGTCGCTGGTGACGAAGTAGGACTCGGCGAGGGGACGCTCTTCGCAGTCGCGCGCCGTGCCGTCCTCCCACGCGAGCATCAACAGATCCGCCGGTCCGTCGAGTGCGATGATGGGGTGGTGCCAGAGGCCGGCGCGGTAGTTCACGCCCTGGCCGGGGCCGCACACGAAGGCGCGGAGCTGGGACAGGTCGGGCTCGCCGCGCGCGTCATCCGGGCACACGACGACGAGGAAGCGCTGGCAGGCGAGCGCCACGAACAGCTGCGACGAGCACGGGTGGCGTTCGAGCAGCCGGACCTGGAAGGGCAGGGACTTCGCCACGGAGCGGAACACGGCGAGGTTGGGCTGGGCGTCCGGCCGGCTGCCACCGAGCCGGGCGACGTGGTCGAAGCGGGTGGCGGTGCCCTGGTTGGCGCTGGTGCCGCCGGCGAGCTCCAGGCCGATGACGTCGCCGAAGGGGGAGAAGGCCTCCCGCGTGAGGGGCTGGGCCCGGATTGGCTCTCGCATGGGGCGTCACTCTAGTACCGCGCCAGGGCCACGAGACACCCGTCCGGGAGCCAGGCGGACGGCCGTGCCGCGGCATGGGCGCTGAATCCCACGGCGGGGCTGGCCATCCTTCGCTACGGTGAGGCCCCGTGACGCCCTGGCCCAGACCCGACCTCCGGCTGCTCCTGCTGTGCACGGTGGTGTTGCTTGGCATCTCCCGCGACGTCCACGCCCAGAGACCGCCCATGACGACTTCCTCCTCCGCTGCTGTTCCGGCCCCCCAGGTGCTCGCGACGCTCTGGGAGCAAGTCCACTCGAAGGAACTGCCCCTGCCGCCGCTGGTGCGCCACGGCGACGTGGAGCGGCACCTGAAGGCCCTGAAGGAGCGGGCTCCGGAGCTGTTCCAGCTGGAGGTGGTGGGGCACTCGGTGGAGGGGCGCGCCCTGTACCACGTGTCTCTGGGGACGGGGACACGGCACGTGCTGCTCTGGTCGCAGATGCATGGTGACGAGCCGACGGCGACGACGGCGCTGCTGGACTTCCTGGAGTACGTGCGGACGCACCGGGAGGAGCCCTGGGTGGCGAGGCTGCTCACCGAGCTGACGTTGCACGCGGTGCCCATGCTCAACCCGGACGGAGCGGAGCGCTTCCAGCGCCGCAACGCGCAGGGCATCGACATCAACCGGGACGCGCTGGCGCTGCAGACGCCGGAGGCGCGGGCGCTCAAGGGGCTGCGGGACAGGCTGCAGCCGTTCATCGGCTTCAACCTGCACAACCAGGGCTGGCGTCACGCGGTGGGGCGGACGGGGAAGCCGGCGTCGATTTCGCTGCTGGCGGCGGCCTTCGACGAGGCGCGGAGCGACAACCCGGGGCGGGTGCTGGCGAAGAAGGTGTGCGCGGTGATTCGCGACGCGGTGGAGACGCTGGTGCCGGGGCAGGTGGGCCGCTACGACGACTCCTTCGAGGCACGGGCCTTTGGCGACAACATGACGCGCTGGGGGACGCCATCGGTGCTCATCGAGACGGGGCCGTGGCCGTCGCGGGAGCCGGACATGCCGCTGGTGCGGCTCAACTTCGTGGCGCTGGCCACGGCGCTGGACGCGCTGGCGACGGGCAAGGCGGCGGAGGCGGATGTGTCGCGCTACGAGTCCATTCCGGAGAACCAGAGCTCGGGGCTCGTCTACCTGCTCCTGCGGGGCGTGGGGCTGTTCGGAGTGGACGGCAAGCCCTTCACGGCGGACGTGGGCATCACCGTCACGCGCGAGGTGAGAGGGAAGGGCAAGGCGCTGGAGCTCCTTCACGTCGGCAGGGTGGAGGAGCTGGGAGACCTGCGGGTGCTGGGGGCGCTGGAGACGGTGGACGGGGCGGGGCTGTTCGCCGTGCCAGTGTCAGGAGGCAATGCGAAGGAGGGCAGCACCCTGCGGCTGACGCGGCCCGGGCAGCACGCCGTGAAGCTGGGGCAGCGCGCGGACCTGATGCTCCTGAAGCCGCTGGGCGAGCCGTTCATGTATCGGATTGAGCGCGTCATCCGGTTCGACAAGTGAGCGGCAAGTTGCTGCTGCTCTCCGCTGTGGCGCTGCTGGCCGCGTGCAGCGGTCCGACCGCGATGGGGCGGGGGGCGCACGGGCGCTATGCACAGTCGGCGGACTCGGCGACGAGTGTCTGTCTGCGCAATCCCGCGTGCTACACCCAGGTTGGGGACGATGCGGTCATCCCCTGGCTCTCGCGTGCGGCCTCCGCGGTTCGCACGGCCACCGCCACGCTGCGCTTGCTCGAGGCCGCGGACCTGGAGCGCGTCGAGGAAGTCCTGATTGAATGCGCGAAGCTGGCGAACTTCGAGGTCAATGAGCGGGTCTTCGGGCAGGGAAAGCGCCCCACGCGGGAGCAATGCGAGAAGGTGGTGAGACGGGACGCCAGGAACAACCCCGTGACGTGGGCCATGGACCTGGGAACCGCGAAGCACGAGGTGGCGCTGAAGTGCGCCGAGGCGAAGCTGGGGGAAGCAGTGCCGGGCAACTTCAGTGTCGAGCCTCGATACCATAGGGACCTGAAGACGGGACGGCTCCGTTTGCTGGACCCGGAAGAGGTAAAGCTCTGGCTGGCTGATGGACTCTTCCACCTGTTGCTGGGGACGCTGGTTCCCGATGTTGTGTTGCACGCATCAGGAGACCCGCTCAAGGCCTTGACTGCCTATGACTTCAAGTTCCCTTGTGCTGACACAAAGGAGCCGGACTGGAACAGGTATCCGGAAGGGCATCCATACGCCGGGCTGAGCCAGGGAGAGGCTTACAGCAGGCTCTTGATGCTGGAGGTGAAGTCTGCTCGTGTCTCTCCAGGCTGGGGAATTACCCGATGGTAGATAGATACCCCCATATTCGCGCTCATCACCATCTCGAGGATGAGGATGTGACTGTAGTTGTCCTCCGGGATGGCGTGAGCATCACGTTCTTCATGCGCCGGACTCATGAAGAAATCGAACAAGCCGTGAGGAATGCTCTTGGCGTGTATTGTCGCGCGGTGGGGCAGAAGTCGCTCGGCCTGTATGATGACCACAATGGTGGATGGAAACAGCTCGATGAAAACGGCTGGCACACCGTCTGGCAGAGGCTTTCCGGAAAGCGCACTGCGAATATCGCGCTGAGGGAGGGGCATGGCTCCGAGCTCGGCTACGCGTTCCATTATCATGGGACCGATTTCGGAAATCCCCATGTCACGAACTTGATTCCTGATGCGACCTCCGTCGTGTCGTTCTGGCTTCCTACCGAGTTCATGCGCGAGCACGGCCCCGGGCGGGTGCGAGAGCTGGCGTTGGAGTTGGGGGATGGATTGCCCTTCAACTCAGGTCAGGCCGGGCTCTCATTTCTCATGTGGTCTTGGCTGCGCAGCAACACGCCCATCATCCGTCAGGTGAGCTCCCGTCATCCTGGCATCGACATTCCGGACTTGAATACCCTGTCCAGCAGGCTCGGCACACGGCTGAGAGGTCCTGCCTGGCTCACGTTCCTCGGTCAACCCGTTCTAGGTGAGCTGGGAGGCGTGGAGGGCCTTCGCACCCGGTTGCACGCGCCCGGTACCACCGTGCAGGAACTGGAAGGCGACCAGGCCGTCGTGACGCTGGGCGAGTGGCCGGAGGCGGGCGACCTGGAGCAGGGTGACACACTGCCACACTACCGCGAACTGGCGCGCGTACTTGAGCCCTGGCTCTACTCACATGGGAAATACTGGGGCAACCTCACACCTGAGGAGACGCGCCGCTGGGAGCGCCGCTTCCTCGACTGAGCGGCGACTCCCTACCCACCCAACTACACGCCGCAGCCCTCGAAGAGAGCGGCGGCGGCCTCCCTTGGACGTCAGGACTCGGAAACTCGGCCGAGCGCGTCACCCGAGCCTTGGGTCAGCGGCAGTTCTGGATGTCGTCCAGGTGGTCGTCCGACAGGGAGTGGTTGAGATGGTGCCCCTCGTCATCGGAAGACGTCATATAGACCAGGGCCTGTTCCACCCCGTAGGCTGCGGCATCGGCATTCTGTTGTCTCCACCATTCGCAGTAATCGGCCGCATGGGCGTTTTCCAGATTCGGTGTGGGGGCGCCGCACATGTATTGTTGCTTGTTGGAGTTGAACTCCGTGATGATCATCGGCATGCGACCCGACACAGGCCCCCACTGCGGGTCTTCCAGCAGGTTGCGAAACGTTCGATAGTTGCGGCCGTCCCCATCTCCAGCCCGCTCCCGACTTGAGTTACACACGCCATTCTCAGTCGGCCAGGCCCAGTAGGTGTGCACACCAATCCGTGCCGCGTAGGAAATGATGTGCTGGCGCACTCCAGGATTCTTGTACCACTCCGAGGCGGTGCCAAGGGTCGCCGCGGAGCCAGGGCTGAGGCCTGCGTAGACGAGTGGCACATCGCCCAGATTTTCCGCCTGCAGGCCAAGGTAGAAGCCATGGAAGAAGGCGTTGTAGTTGTCCATGACGGCAGAAGGAGACGCTCCCTCCACCCATCCACCATACTCCACCTTGAGGTTGGGTTCATTTCCCACCTCCACGAACAAGTGCTGCAACTTCAGTTCGTTCCGTGCGTAGAGAAGGGTGGACGCCAACCGCGTCGCGAAGGCTCGTCCGCGGTCCTCCCATGAGACGCCTTCCTGGATGTCGTTGAATTCCGCAGCGGGCTCCGCGCGCAGGACAAAAGTTGCATGATTTCCCACCGCCGCCTTGATTTCGCGCAGCTTCCGTTTCTGATCGTTGAGCATGTCGGCCTGATATTCATGGCCGGCAAAGGAGAAGATGTTCGTCTTCACCGAGTTCACGTTGCCAATCGTCTGGAGGATATCCAGGTCGCGTGCAAAGTAATTGTCCACACTGAGGTAGGGGTAGGCGCTCGCGTACAGGTGCAGCCCGCGCGTGGAGAGGGCGGGCGTGGCCGCCAGGCTCTGCACCTGGGCATGGGTCAGCGCCACGTTGAACAGCTTCACCTCGTCGATGAGGCCGTTGAGCCCGTTGGGTCCCGCGGCGCCTTGCCACGGGTTGTTGCCAATGGAGATCGGCCTGGTGGTGGGTTGGATGGTGGCGGGGAGGTTGGCGGGCCGGGGGACCACTTTCAGTTCCGAGCCATTGACATACAGCTTCAGGTCCTCCCCCGTGTACACCCCTGCAATGTGGATCCAGTTGTTCGGCTCCATGGAGCCAATGTGGGCACGCGCGATGACTCCCGTGCCCCAGGTGCCGACCGGAAAGACCACCGCGAACTGGGCTTCCTGTCCCTCCAGGGAAAGGAGCCAGGAGTCCTTGCCGTACCATTGGTTCACCACGGCCTGGCTGCCAGCGAAGCCGTTCGGCTTCACCCATGCCGACACCGTCATCGCGGTCCCCAGCGTGAAGGGCCCCACGTCGGTGGCTTCGAAGCGGTCGCCCGTGCCATCCAACCGGGCCGCGCTGCCATACAGGCCGGCGGCGTCGCACGTCGCCTGCTCCCGCGCAGTGGCATGAGCCTGCGTGGTCGAGTCATCCAGGCCCCGAGGGTCGCAGAGGTCGAAGCTCCAGTAGCCGACCGGTAGCGGAAACGTCTCCAGCGCGAAAGCGCTGAACGGGGACAGCAGGGCCGCGGCGGATGCCACGGCCAGACAGCGGCGCATCGTCTTCACGAGGACTCCCTTGCTGGCCCATTGGGGCCGAGGCGGGTCTACCGGGGAGTCTGACTCATGAAGTGGCTGATGCTGTAGCAACCGAGTAGATGTTCCAGCGGCCCATGGTGTGCGACACCCGGGGTTGCAGTCCGGTGGCACGATTGCTGTTTCACAGGACCTGGAAGCGGGGCCCGCCACCCTCGGAGCGAGCAGCGGCGGGCCCGGGGACGTCAGGACTCAGCAGCTCCAGCTGCAGTAGCCGGAGCAGCGGATGTACCGCGTCTCGCAGGTGTCGTAGCACGACGGGGTCGTACAGTTCGCGTAGCAGTACTCGTAGGCGCTGTCACAGCTTGAGCAGCA
The window above is part of the Pyxidicoccus xibeiensis genome. Proteins encoded here:
- a CDS encoding Hint domain-containing protein, with the protein product MKTHRSSSQWKSLFTTVLPLAALTATGAWAGPLRPLTEGLDQATLKADAQHMRRLFEKKAPASTEDFVHIDLADPAQHRFVMNRLHAAGKTQRNAPRLFERLAMARQKALTRKEPGIGRSTLTTEAWGCDHFVVLDNGATVSGERQYTSGPVGSCLNGASYIYADVVATNANYAETDATIVASAADEEYAKGTNFNTVAVNPSLPVNGQRQLIIDSMMIAMNEDTGEERVTFTASQVAVTTVAASVNLEHPRFSGAVKPSIASCQLRGGNDCDYAVVNNALQPYAASATGIAMRNPAISSWTGDGAAFFPFPTGTSFSSSKVYVPLKLTFDAGSDLTACNITSVLPVTKLRLIKTIQGGTCVTSADLQQDFNAGIGHQTAPVNRLLDLSRETPAAGTAAADCSMARITNEAVELALTISTKANCGRGEVNRTVTYRSKSKWNWDLYVWNSCMAEGTKIVRADGTSAPVESIQRGEQVVANDSGLLLTVTDVSRGGEDKPLVRLGDDKGHQVLLTETHPVLTSKGAVAAAALKVGDRVMTQAGAATLTTVKREAYAGQVYNLTLGTEQELLAAGKLDRTMYANGFRVGDNTMQAELSGPKAKTGPVLARLPKAWHADYRNSPSFQR
- a CDS encoding Ig-like domain-containing protein, which codes for MNRGTTLLGFFLVSVALVLGCEDTPGDPRGPMPSDASTWHVDAGDAGSALTVLSTTPGPGSAGADVLSPLAVTFSEDLEPSTVTEATLTLLHGDLPVDGAVDVQGQVATFTPARRLALLGHYTATVSAGVRGASGATLASSHAWSFTTRDGAWGAGEHVHRQVEGPAASPRLALDSHGRLLAVWVQPEGRRQDLWFSRYTPGVGWEPTSAVDATLDGTSNAPELVAGADGSMVAVWVQQRGAASLMFSRYLPGQGWALPAPVDSRNGGDVTVLQLAGDDLGRVLAVWSQFDLDSFSENLWSARYTPGEGWSRAERIDIDVETFPGDTWELDVAMSGAGEAVATWSRFDGSQSTAWARHYSHGAGWSEPERLDDALADTTAPTVDVAADGTALLAWLRLEDGRQTLQGRRYVPGVGWDLPLAIDADLVGHSIDPQVRFDAAGNAVVVWSQFDGAHNSILANHYTAGAGWGQALVLETHDAGSARTPQLAVDARGHAVAVWEEEHGPLSRIAASRYVAGRGWSPATHLDTGCGGSGTRPQVALSTGGHAMAVWSSLSEGAAAVCGNAFE
- a CDS encoding Hint domain-containing protein produces the protein MDQATLKADSQHMRRVFDQRESKELEDFIRIDLADPTQHRFVMNRLHAAGKSQRNSPRLFERLAMARQKALTRGEPGIGRSTLTANAWGCDHFILMNTQAAVNGERPYLSGPVSSCLNGASYIYADVVAYNSNYPETDSTIVASAADEEYAKGTNFDKVSVNPKLAVNMQRQIIVDSMMIAMNENTGEEVITFTSAKDAVTSVPVGVALDHPRLAPSSSTAPRTRINSCQLRGGTDCDYAVVNDAMQPYSANAVGVALRKTEVPWTGDSAAVFRFAPGTSFDSSKVYVPLKLTFDSGAEVVNGALVDCKLKSVNTLVTKLRLTKQYGGGTCVSSVDLSAEMVAYLNSHPDTRTIPINRLLNLSSEANGIGSSGDCTMARIANEVLEFALTINSRANCGLGEVPRNFTFRGKTQGRWDLYVWNSCMAEGTKIVRADGTSVPVESIQRGEKVVANDSGLLLTVTDVSRGGEDKPLVRLGDDKGHQVLLTETHPVLTSKGAVAAAALKVGDRVMTQAGAATLTTVKREAYAGQVYNLTLGTEQELLAAGKLDRTMYANGFRVGDNTMQAELSGPKAKTGPVLARLPKAWHVDYRNSPAYQQ
- a CDS encoding Type 1 glutamine amidotransferase-like domain-containing protein; its protein translation is MSSSPKPLFLLADSSLLFWRSEGRPFLDCLHTLTRAEQGGQPLHAAYLGASNGDEPAYFELFTGAMELAGITRCRMIPSEPTAEDLAWLARAHVILLAGGDPRLGWDAFQRNGVEPLLRERHAGGAILIGISAGAMQLAARAWSEGSLSGESLFTPLGLAPFLVGVHEQPEWKELKWAMREAGPGARGIGIPLGGGALLHPDQRLEPVRHPLVEFRNEAGVLRETRLDPPALQSLVTK
- a CDS encoding ureidoglycolate lyase, yielding MREPIRAQPLTREAFSPFGDVIGLELAGGTSANQGTATRFDHVARLGGSRPDAQPNLAVFRSVAKSLPFQVRLLERHPCSSQLFVALACQRFLVVVCPDDARGEPDLSQLRAFVCGPGQGVNYRAGLWHHPIIALDGPADLLMLAWEDGTARDCEERPLAESYFVTSD
- a CDS encoding M14 family metallopeptidase, with protein sequence MTTSSSAAVPAPQVLATLWEQVHSKELPLPPLVRHGDVERHLKALKERAPELFQLEVVGHSVEGRALYHVSLGTGTRHVLLWSQMHGDEPTATTALLDFLEYVRTHREEPWVARLLTELTLHAVPMLNPDGAERFQRRNAQGIDINRDALALQTPEARALKGLRDRLQPFIGFNLHNQGWRHAVGRTGKPASISLLAAAFDEARSDNPGRVLAKKVCAVIRDAVETLVPGQVGRYDDSFEARAFGDNMTRWGTPSVLIETGPWPSREPDMPLVRLNFVALATALDALATGKAAEADVSRYESIPENQSSGLVYLLLRGVGLFGVDGKPFTADVGITVTREVRGKGKALELLHVGRVEELGDLRVLGALETVDGAGLFAVPVSGGNAKEGSTLRLTRPGQHAVKLGQRADLMLLKPLGEPFMYRIERVIRFDK
- a CDS encoding DUF3396 domain-containing protein, which produces MSITFFMRRTHEEIEQAVRNALGVYCRAVGQKSLGLYDDHNGGWKQLDENGWHTVWQRLSGKRTANIALREGHGSELGYAFHYHGTDFGNPHVTNLIPDATSVVSFWLPTEFMREHGPGRVRELALELGDGLPFNSGQAGLSFLMWSWLRSNTPIIRQVSSRHPGIDIPDLNTLSSRLGTRLRGPAWLTFLGQPVLGELGGVEGLRTRLHAPGTTVQELEGDQAVVTLGEWPEAGDLEQGDTLPHYRELARVLEPWLYSHGKYWGNLTPEETRRWERRFLD
- a CDS encoding LamG domain-containing protein, with the protein product MRRCLAVASAAALLSPFSAFALETFPLPVGYWSFDLCDPRGLDDSTTQAHATAREQATCDAAGLYGSAARLDGTGDRFEATDVGPFTLGTAMTVSAWVKPNGFAGSQAVVNQWYGKDSWLLSLEGQEAQFAVVFPVGTWGTGVIARAHIGSMEPNNWIHIAGVYTGEDLKLYVNGSELKVVPRPANLPATIQPTTRPISIGNNPWQGAAGPNGLNGLIDEVKLFNVALTHAQVQSLAATPALSTRGLHLYASAYPYLSVDNYFARDLDILQTIGNVNSVKTNIFSFAGHEYQADMLNDQKRKLREIKAAVGNHATFVLRAEPAAEFNDIQEGVSWEDRGRAFATRLASTLLYARNELKLQHLFVEVGNEPNLKVEYGGWVEGASPSAVMDNYNAFFHGFYLGLQAENLGDVPLVYAGLSPGSAATLGTASEWYKNPGVRQHIISYAARIGVHTYWAWPTENGVCNSSRERAGDGDGRNYRTFRNLLEDPQWGPVSGRMPMIITEFNSNKQQYMCGAPTPNLENAHAADYCEWWRQQNADAAAYGVEQALVYMTSSDDEGHHLNHSLSDDHLDDIQNCR